GTCAAAGTTCCTCCTCCGTCAGTCATCTGTTCCAAGAACTCTTCATTTTCTAATTGAATAGTCTCAAAATCATTAATACTAACGATATAATTAAACTTTTGTCTTATATTTTTTTTTAGGATATCATTCTGTTGAGAGAATCCTAATGAGCGTATTCCAAAAGTTAAAAAAGTAATAATACAAATCTGTCTAATCATATTCTGAGTCTTACTCTAAGGTATGCATGCCAACGACTCGGGCATGATATCGCAGGCAGGTTGCGTCGCAAGTGCCTGTGGAATATGCCCCTTGTTGGCGTTTGTTTTTACTCCTTTATTAATTACATATTCACTTCCTATGCGTTAATCTCACGATTTCGCAAGTTTTATCACATATAATAATCAAAAATGTTCCTCCACGTTTTTGTTTCGGAATAGTGCCCTTTATTATCCAATATCCATCCAATTGAAATGCATCATATGGTCTTTGATCTTGAATCTGATTAACGCCATAAACTTTCATTAGAATCATTTCAGCGAAAGAGATAGCTATCTCTTCTGTGTCCAGAATCGATTCAAGTCCTATAAAATTATGCTGTTTTTTGTCATCTAATGCATTTTGTAAATAAACACTAGCTTGACTTTCAGTCATTCTATATCGATCTAAATCTTGTGCAATTGTATCGAATGAAATAAAGAAAAAGAACGTAATGAAAAGGATTCTATTTAGCATATATTATTCTAATGAACGCCAACGGCTCAGGCATGGTGTCGCAGGCGGATTGCGTCGCAGTACGGCTGTGAACTATGCCCCTTGTTGTAGGCAGTATTTATTCTTTAATCTGTATCTGTTATGTCAATTATAGTAACAGTATAATTCCTTTTATCAAAAAGCATGGTCGAATAGTCCCAAGCTATGCCGTAAAACCATTCAGAATTCTTAATTGCAAAGTCGAACAATAGGACTTCTTCAAATCGGTTGTCAAATTCACTGCTAATAAAGTTTGTTACTACTTTCCGAGCTTCTTTTTGATTGATTTTCTTATAGGCTCCACCTTGTCCTAGAATTCTAGCAAGTCGACCTGGTAAATCGTACATATCAGTCCAACTTTTCTTTACTTGAACTTCAGGTTTTAATTTGATTTCCAGGTTGTTTCTGTAATCGCTTAGGTCTTTATGTCGCAAAGCCTTTTTAACAAAATCAATCTCGTCAAGACGATTTCTGGAAGCAAACCAATGAAAATGGTCATTTCTGCTCACTTTATATCTATGAAGTTGAATTCCACCATTTACATGAGTTTCAATGATTTTTTCAGATAGAACATCAGTCGCGGTTGACCAATTTTCAATTCTTTCAAATTTCATTTTAGTCCAAAGTCCGACAAGCTGAATTTGACTAGGTCGCTCTTGTTCCCAATTTATTTCTAATTCGTCCATGTTTGTCGTTCTTCAAATTACCTGCAACGAATCGGGCATAGTATCGCACTTAGGTCGTGTTGATGGTAAGTGCGGTGTGAACTATGCCCCTTGTTGGCAATAGTTTTAGTATAATTTCTTAAAATCAGTTAGACCTATTTGATAGATCATGTAAGGCCACATTTCTGTTCCTTTCGCTCCCGAGAAACTTCCGACATTAGAAGTTTCTTGAAATTCGCCATTTTCTTCAAGTTGAATATCTGAATCATATGACAATGAGTATTTTGTCCTATTCTTCATTAACAATAC
This genomic stretch from Sediminitomix flava harbors:
- a CDS encoding NTF2 fold immunity protein, with the translated sequence MLNRILFITFFFFISFDTIAQDLDRYRMTESQASVYLQNALDDKKQHNFIGLESILDTEEIAISFAEMILMKVYGVNQIQDQRPYDAFQLDGYWIIKGTIPKQKRGGTFLIIICDKTCEIVRLTHRK